The Gopherus evgoodei ecotype Sinaloan lineage chromosome 11, rGopEvg1_v1.p, whole genome shotgun sequence nucleotide sequence CTGGGAAAGTAACAGAAGAGCTGCTGTGAGTACATTTGGCTCTTAAAATGATCTTTTTACCTCTATTACAGTGGCACCAAGAGTCCCCAATCAAAAATATAGCTCTGTTGTGTTGAGTGCTGTATATACATCCAGCAGCAAACAGCTTgcagtctaaagagacaagatGGATAAATGGTGACAGAGGAaatagtatccccattttacagattggaaaaataaacacagagaggctaagtgacttgcccaaagtcacactggAAGTCACTGGCGCAACTGAGAATTGAACTCTGATCTCTTTAGTCCCTGTCCAATTCCTTCAACCCAGGATCATCCTTAAGAGAAAGAGACTGACTGTTGTGTGAGGATTTTCCCACAAACAGCAGAAGAGATAGGAGAAGTGATGCCTTTGGATAGTAGGAGTACTCCAGCCTTAACAGACATTGAACCAAATGGTTATTGTCCCTGGATAAAAGGGGCAATGCCTTCTTAATGCTGTTCATATTCCTTTTCTCTAGATGTCAGATCCCGGCAGATACCTTCAGAGCCTCAGGAAACTAAGGGATTATGCAGCAAAGGGTTGCTGGGAAGCCCAGGTAAGGCTTCTACTAGTGACACCAAGACATTGTTTTTTGCATGCCCCTGTCCATACTGGCATAGAAAGACATGGGAATGTTCTTAAACGTGGATCCAGTGGCTGGCCATTAGGAACAGCAGCTAAAACTCTTCTCAGAAAACACTTAAATGTACTCTGCAAAGTAAACTCTTCTGAAAATACTGCACTTGCACAAAGAAACCTGAGCAAGGGCTCATCTTTAGTAAGCAATGTCCCAAAATCCTGCACATGTATTGTGTATCATAGTTCTGTCAGTTTTGAAAAATAACTGTTCTTAATGTCTCTGGAGTGAGTCCCATAAGATAGGTTTCACTGTATTTTGAATGTGAAAATGACATGAACTGAAATCCTGGGAGAACTCAAATTTTGTTTCTCTGTCCACATGGAAAATAGCTcacttaatattttacatttccccTCTTGTCTGCCTGCTGTAGATATCTTTAGCCAAAGCTTGTGGGAATGGAAACCAGCTAGGATTAGAAGCAAAAGCCTCCAATGAGATGGTGTCTCAGCTCTTCCAGACTTCCCTTTCTGTCAGAAAGCAAAGCATCTTCACTGTGCAGAAGGGAATGAACGAAACAATGAGGTAAAGACAAACTCAGCAGCCAGGTCTTTGACAAAGAATTGTGTCTATGACATGGCAGGAAAGGCTGCTGTTTCCTTGTGCTTGTTGTAGTTCTGTCTGGGGTGAGATGTGACCTAAGTTCTTTGAAGAGTTATCATAGTTAGTTCTGGCACACAAGCAGTGAAGTGCAATGCAGAAAAGTTTGTACTTTGTGAACGTCACTAATTGCACAGTGTCCCTGGATAGATCCAGAATGAAAGTGATGCATATTTTAAGATCTCTTACTTGCAATCTTATTAATTTGCCAGTCTGCCTAAAAAACACCTACCATGATCCATCAGCCCACAGTTTGACTCAAGTATCTGCCCTATTACCTAGATGCAACAGGAAATTTCACTGAAGTCTTGTTTTGATGTTAAATGTTTTGTTAGCTAGTACCTTTTAACAGGATAGAAGACTTGATATGTGTGGAGAATCTCTGGTGTTATAGCTGTCACTTAGCACAGGTCTGGATGGCTCCTTACCTAGGGGATCATTTGACTTTTCTCTCGTATCTAGGTACATCCTGATTGACTGGCTGGTAGAAGTGGCCACCATGAAAGATTTTTCCAGCCTTTGTCTTCATATGACAGTGGGGTGCGTGGATCGGTACTTGAAGCTGAGACCTGTATCCCGGGCTCGGCTCCAGCTTTTGGGAATCGCGTGCATGGTCATTTGTACACGGTGAGTTTTGATGACTGATGTGGGTCAGTGGCAGTGGTTATACAAACTCAGCATTTAGCTATTATGTTCTGCTTTCTCCACTGCAATAATAATAGAGCTAGAACTGGCCTTCCTTGTCCCTTTACACAGAGACTGCTCTGTGAATGTTGCCCTTAATATTTTCAAATGAGGTACAAAGTGGTGATGCTGCCACCTGAACACTTATATAAATGTGCTGGAGGGGCTGGAGCTCTCCATACATGAAGTGCTGTCTTCTGTGTAGAGTAGATCACTAGCCTAAGAAATCCTACTAGGAAGCAGATCAGCCCATCTGCCATAAGCAActcagaaaagcagatttgtACCTTTGTCTGTGTTCATACGGTTTTAATAACAAGTCTTTGTGGCACAGAAGTATTGTGTTCCTGACCTAGTGTGTTTATGTGGGACTAATTCCACCACTTCTGCTATTTCAAAGGCTCCAGGGTTTAAACAGAGATGCTGCCAAACAGGAGACTAAATTCCAGGCACAAGGAATAGGTCTGGTTATTGGTTCTGCAGCCTTTCTGTGGGAATTACACCTGTGAAAACTGCTGCAGGATCTAGGCCTTCGAGTCAGTGATATGATAAAGATGCAGGCCCAGGTTAAAGGTGGCATTGACAGGGCATCGTCTTGTGGGAACACCTGACACTCTCAATATGACTCTACCTGGTATCTTCCTAAGCTGTACTAACTTCCCCTTCTCATTGCCTGTGCAGATGTCTCCATAGCATAGGATATCCATGGATATCTGCATGCAACCAAAACTGAGTGCATGTGGCTCTGCCTTGGGCCTGAGTGCTAACCATCTTTAATATTGCAGCTTCATCAGCAAAGAGATCTTGACAATACGGGAAGCTGTGTGGCTAACAGACAACACATACAAATATGAAGATCTAGTCCGGATGATGGGGGAGATCATCTCTGCCCTGGAAGGCAAGATAAGGGTAAGTTTGTAAAACCAGGGGGTGGGATGCTTACCACCTTGGGTCCTTTGCTAAGTCATGGAGAGTTGCTATACTCAGTGGTGAGATGCAGATCCTTCTGCTTCTCTGTAGACTAAGCATGTTGCTTTGGGTGTTTCTGGTTTCTGAACCAGTATCCTTTGCTGCTGTGACAGGTGATTGGGTTCTTAATTTGAGTGAGATGTTTGAGGATTGTTTTATGTAATTCTGTAGCCGCAAGTACTTGATGCGATTGCACTGTACAAAGTTAAATTTAACCCCCTTGCAACCAAGTCCAGAGATTTCATGTATTCCTGCCTTATTGTCTGGGAAACCTCTCGATACTACCAGTGTAATAAGAAGCCATCTTTTGTAATGAGCCTCCCTGAAAAGAGATGGTCACCTGGCAACAGTGCCATTCTGTGTTTGGCAAAACTCTTGACGCAATGGGCACCAAACTCTGTGTTCTCCCATATGCATTAGATTCCTACTATTGTGGATTACAAAGAAGTGCTACTGACTATAATTCCCCTGGAGAGAAGAACGCTTCACCTGTACAGCTTTATCTGTGAACTATCACTATTGAACACAGGTCTCTGTGTGTATTCTCCTGCCAatctggctgctgcagcactaCTACTGGCTAAGATACTGCACAGGCAAggtaagaaacaggctgctgcTAATCATTATTTCATAACTGGACCTGCAGGTTCTGCAATGTAGCACGTTCGTTCATGCTGTCCCTCTGGATAGTAATCTTTCTGCTTTAGCACCAAGGTATCTACTTGTGCCAGCTTACCTCAGTCATGTTAAAGATAACAAACACTTCACACAAGGATGGAGTGGGCTTGGCGCTTTTCCCCAGTAATTGCTTGAGTTCGACACAGCATTAGCACGAGACCTGGGTTTAAGAAATGCCCAAGGAATTTTTACTAGCAATACTACGGACTGGATTACACAGCTAGGAATCTCTAGTTCTGGCACCTGCAGCTGTTGTTGGAGCCTGAAAATTGATTCTGAATTTTGGATGGATTATCTGCTGGCATGATTTTATGTAGGATCTGCTTTTTCTGCAGTACAGAATTTTGGGTGCTAATGTATTTATTCCCTTCTCCAGCGCATCCTTGGAACAGCCAGCTGTCTGAATGTACTGGATTCTGCCTTGAAGATCTAATACCCTGTGTGCTGAGCCTACACCAAAAATGGTATAACCTTCAGACCCTTTCTGACTATTCTAAGCGGTGTGGGGGGAGTGTTTGGCATCCAGCTGTTACAGATCCGCAGCATGAATCTTAATGAAGTTTTGCTAATTAGTTACTGTCTCAGAACTCAGGAGGTGACATTGGAGAGAATATGCCTCACTCCCCACAACACGGGAGAGGTTGAGAGAACTATTGTTGTTGCTCCAATTCAGTACCAGCCCCAATATTCTCTGAATAGTGCCTCTTGGCTCTAGGGGGTATGCATCTCATTACCAGCAGTCTCAGCCTGCCAAGTCTCCCCTAATTCACAAGGCTGGGACTTGCTTGTCTGCAAATTCAGGAAGATCCCCAGCGGGGCTGGAAGCTCATCTCTGAAGGTGTCTCAAGACCCAGATCCCACTCCCCGCTATAAACCTGACCAAGTGgcaaggagaggaaggggggatggTCCTTTAAGCTGTCTCAGAAGCCCAGCTACCAGTCCTGCTAGTCAGCTTCCCTGCTGATGAGGTGCAGCTGGTTTGTCACACCAGAACTGAAGGGAAACATCCTCCAGAGCCATAAAAGAAGGGAGGAATGTTTTTAGGTCAGCAAGTTCTATGAACTTTGTCCTTTCCAATGTGCTCTTGTAAGACCTGTGCTGTGATTTTCTTTCTTCCTAGTTTCCATGATGATGTCCCAAAGGATTATAGGCAGGTGGTGTTGACTGCTGTGAAACAACGATTTGAAGATGAGCGTTATGAAGAAATTGGCAAGGAAAAGGTGGGAAGTAGCCTTACTgttctgctctccattctgtggTGGCAGGCACCTTAAGCAGAGCGACCAGCGTAGTAGGCTATCCGGTACTCTGAAAAGTAACAGGCAGTTCAAATTAAAAATTCCAAAGGGGGAAAGTGAAGAGAGTGCAAGAAATGCAGTGGTGTTAGTGTCACTCACTTTGTGGGGATAGAAGTTGCACAGTTAGGCTGTAAATGCCAAGGAACAGTTCAAGACATATTGATCTTAAAGTATCGGGCATTTGGTTGTCGGGAGGGCACTAATGTGGTTGTCTTGTTTAGGTGATGAGTTACAGCCAGCTCTGTTCGCTGTTAGGAGTGAAACAGGAGGACCCTGAGCCCAGTTCCTTACACACAAGTGCTGAGGAAATTCAGACTTTCCTTAGCTCTCCCTCCGGAAAGAGAACTAAAAGGCAAGTAAAACTAAACTCTGTTCTGTGTACTCTCTCCTGTGTTTGCAGCCACTGGACCTGATAATTCAGTATGACGTTCACTCATGGGCATCTGATGGGGGTCTTTTGCCTCCCCAAAACATTTGTGTGCAAATCACTGAGTGGGATTTTAACCAACTTCCCTGCTCTGAGCTACTATTCTCTATTGACTCAATCAGTCCTTGCCCTAGTCAACTTAACTCTGCTTAGCCTCTTCCTCTGGATGGCTGGAAGGGAAAGTTTGGGTTTCATGCCACGGTGGGACTCGCTGACCAAACCAAATCACCAGTTGTATCTTTAGCATTTGCTGGAAGAGTTGATTGAGGCAAATGGGCAGAGACTAACCTGTTTTCTGATTCAGGATGACTTCCTCCATGTATATGCTGAGTGAGTAACCTCTGAGTTTCTCTGCAACAGGAGAAGGGAAGACAGCATTCAGGAAGACAGGGGCAGCTTTGTGACTACACCCACAGCTGAACTATCCACGCAGGAGGAGAGCCTTCTGGATAACTTCCTGGACTGGAGCTTGGACTCCTGCTCGGGTTATGAAGGAGATCAGGAaagtgaaggggagagagagggagatggtaTGTagtgtatttttcttctttgattaCAATAGGGAGAAACCAAGTTTTCCCATCTGCAGTTTAACAAAGTCAGAAAAGTGCAAACTCTTTCAGAGCGCCAGCAGTCACTGAAGGAAGGTCCCTTTTCTGCTGTACCATGGTGATTATCTTTACACCACGGCCTGTAGCAGCAAAATGTTTCCTGACGATAGATGCCAAAATCTCCTTGTC carries:
- the LOC115659565 gene encoding cyclin-F-like isoform X1 gives rise to the protein MKVGVIHCRCSRCFSFPSKRRVRKRPRVLTLLSLPEDVLFHVLKGLPAEDILSIRAVHSHLKYLVDNHASVWACANFQEVWPSPNNLKMFERAAERGNFEAAVKLGIAYLYNEGLSISDEGRAEVNGLKASHFFSLTERLNVCAAPFIWLFIRPPWSVSGSCCKAVVYESLKAECQLQKAQKGSILHCLAKVLSLFEDEEKRKEALEMFEESSKQGCLNSSYLLWESNRRAAMSDPGRYLQSLRKLRDYAAKGCWEAQISLAKACGNGNQLGLEAKASNEMVSQLFQTSLSVRKQSIFTVQKGMNETMRYILIDWLVEVATMKDFSSLCLHMTVGCVDRYLKLRPVSRARLQLLGIACMVICTRFISKEILTIREAVWLTDNTYKYEDLVRMMGEIISALEGKIRIPTIVDYKEVLLTIIPLERRTLHLYSFICELSLLNTGLCVYSPANLAAAALLLAKILHRQAHPWNSQLSECTGFCLEDLIPCVLSLHQKCFHDDVPKDYRQVVLTAVKQRFEDERYEEIGKEKVMSYSQLCSLLGVKQEDPEPSSLHTSAEEIQTFLSSPSGKRTKRRREDSIQEDRGSFVTTPTAELSTQEESLLDNFLDWSLDSCSGYEGDQESEGEREGDVTAPSGVLDVTVVYMDPAEHCCQDSSDEDSLAVEWPGQDVPVRKAEQPDAEKQRLADHCQKEPTLEATSGYSSVHSASPTSSVDGSFGAPIKTTSALSLGSAVNKGPYLPHYLKSHLQSVCPKSSEGKCERRQVKRKNVAEHSEEERMNLGFLSL
- the LOC115659565 gene encoding cyclin-F-like isoform X3 translates to MKVGVIHCRCSRCFSFPSKRRVRKRPRVLTLLSLPEDVLFHVLKGLPAEDILSIRAVHSHLKYLVDNHASVWACANFQEVWPSPNNLKMFERAAERGNFEAAVKLGIAYLYNEGLSISDEGRAEVNGLKASHFFSLTERLNVCAAPFIWLFIRPPWSVSGSCCKAVVYESLKAECQLQKAQKGSILHCLAKVLSLFEDEEKRKEALEMFEESSKQGCLNSSYLLWESNRRAAMSDPGRYLQSLRKLRDYAAKGCWEAQISLAKACGNGNQLGLEAKASNEMVSQLFQTSLSVRKQSIFTVQKGMNETMRYILIDWLVEVATMKDFSSLCLHMTVGCVDRYLKLRPVSRARLQLLGIACMVICTRFISKEILTIREAVWLTDNTYKYEDLVRMMGEIISALEGKIRIPTIVDYKEVLLTIIPLERRTLHLYSFICELSLLNTGLCVYSPANLAAAALLLAKILHRQAHPWNSQLSECTGFCLEDLIPCVLSLHQKCFHDDVPKDYRQVVLTAVKQRFEDERYEEIGKEKVMSYSQLCSLLGVKQEDPEPSSLHTSAEEIQTFLSSPSGKRTKRRREDSIQEDRGSFVTTPTAELSTQEESLLDNFLDWSLDSCSGYEGDQESEGEREGDGHALSSSCT
- the LOC115659565 gene encoding cyclin-F-like isoform X2 yields the protein MFERAAERGNFEAAVKLGIAYLYNEGLSISDEGRAEVNGLKASHFFSLTERLNVCAAPFIWLFIRPPWSVSGSCCKAVVYESLKAECQLQKAQKGSILHCLAKVLSLFEDEEKRKEALEMFEESSKQGCLNSSYLLWESNRRAAMSDPGRYLQSLRKLRDYAAKGCWEAQISLAKACGNGNQLGLEAKASNEMVSQLFQTSLSVRKQSIFTVQKGMNETMRYILIDWLVEVATMKDFSSLCLHMTVGCVDRYLKLRPVSRARLQLLGIACMVICTRFISKEILTIREAVWLTDNTYKYEDLVRMMGEIISALEGKIRIPTIVDYKEVLLTIIPLERRTLHLYSFICELSLLNTGLCVYSPANLAAAALLLAKILHRQAHPWNSQLSECTGFCLEDLIPCVLSLHQKCFHDDVPKDYRQVVLTAVKQRFEDERYEEIGKEKVMSYSQLCSLLGVKQEDPEPSSLHTSAEEIQTFLSSPSGKRTKRRREDSIQEDRGSFVTTPTAELSTQEESLLDNFLDWSLDSCSGYEGDQESEGEREGDVTAPSGVLDVTVVYMDPAEHCCQDSSDEDSLAVEWPGQDVPVRKAEQPDAEKQRLADHCQKEPTLEATSGYSSVHSASPTSSVDGSFGAPIKTTSALSLGSAVNKGPYLPHYLKSHLQSVCPKSSEGKCERRQVKRKNVAEHSEEERMNLGFLSL